The Helianthus annuus cultivar XRQ/B chromosome 16, HanXRQr2.0-SUNRISE, whole genome shotgun sequence genome includes a window with the following:
- the LOC110915358 gene encoding AAA-ATPase At2g18193 codes for MAARTFPEMPTPSSLLSAYASMSTSIMLFRTMFNQLFPRELRRYVLNAVRFYWKPKSSKLTLVFDEKDGLTANHMFEAAEAFLCTRINPDSERLRITKSVKENHINVKFADSETIADSFEGIQVSWTYVRQQPQQRPGGDGDTLDYASGNSSSGRGGFSPERKYIELKFDKKYRETIISSYLPLILQRSEQLQNQKKIVKLHNLQSYGGGPGHKESVNLDHPSTFDTLAMDPGMKKAIIDDLNLFLKRKEFYKRVGKAWKRGYLLYGPPGTGKSSLIAAIANYLKFDIFDLQLSNVGGDSSLKKLMLRTSNRSILVIEDIDCSIQLPDRKGTVLSKLPEVKSGRDPMFSLSGLLNFIDGLWSCCGDERIIIFTTNHKERLDPALLRPGRMDVHIHMSYLTVDGFETLAANYLNIHDYHWRFREIKELIKCKKVTPAEVAEELMKSDDVDVVLEGLVKFLKRKKMEDDESKDGVDDDDEESEVREAKKAKIIS; via the exons ATGGCGGCCCGAACATTCCCGGAGATGCCGACGCCGTCGTCTCTGCTATCGGCGTACGCCTCCATGTCTACCTCCATCATGCTCTTCCGTACAATGTTCAACCAGCTCTTCCCCCGAGAACTCCGGCGATACGTCCTCAACGCTGTCCGATTCTACTGGAAACCCAAATCATCTAAACTCACTCTCGTTTTCGACGAGAAAGACGGCTTGACCGCCAACCACATGTTTGAAGCCGCCGAAGCTTTCCTCTGTACTAGAATCAACCCCGATTCCGAACGCCTCcg GATCACAAAATCCGTGAAAGAAAACCACATCAATGTAAAATTTGCGGACTCAGAGACGATAGCGGATTCATTCGAAGGAATTCAAGTATCATGGACATACGTCCGTCAGCAGCCACAGCAAAGACCGGGCGGCGACGGAGACACCCTAGATTACGCGAGTGGAAATAGCAGCTCAGGCCGCGGGGGCTTTTCGCCAGAGAGAAAATACATCGAGTTAAAATTCGACAAAAAATATAGAGAAACTATAATATCTTCTTACTTACCATTGATATTACAAAGATCAGAACAACTCCAAAACCAGAAAAAAATAGTGAAGCTTCATAACTTGCAATCCTACGGTGGCGGGCCTGGCCACAAGGAATCGGTGAACCTGGACCATCCGTCAACGTTCGACACGTTGGCGATGGATCCGGGGATGAAGAAGGCGATAATTGATGATTTGAATTTGTTTTTGAAAAGGAAGGAGTTTTATAAAAGAGTAGGGAAGGCGTGGAAGAGAGGGTACTTGTTGTACGGTCCGCCTGGGACCGGGAAGTCGAGTTTGATTGCTGCTATAGCTAATTACTTGAAGTTTGATATCTTTGACTTGCAGTTGTCGAATGTTGGAGGCGATTCGAGTTTGAAGAAACTCATGTTGAGAACTTCGAATCGGTCGATTTTGGTGATTGAAGATATTGATTGTAGCATTCAGTTGCCGGACCGGAAGGGGACGGTTTTGTCCAAGTTACCTGAAGTTAAATCCGGTCGTGATCCCATG TTCTCTTTATCGGGGCTTTTAAATTTCATAGATGGGTTATGGTCGTGTTGTGGGGACGAACGGATTATAATATTCACGACGAACCACAAAGAACGACTTGACCCGGCATTGCTTCGACCAGGGCGGATGGATGTGCACATTCACATGTCGTACTTGACGGTTGATGGGTTCGAAACACTAGCTGCTAACTACCTAAATATTCATGACTACCATTGGCGATTTAGGGAaatcaaagaactgatcaaatgCAAGAAGGTTACACCGGCTGAGGTTGCGGAGGAACTCATGAAATCGGACGATGTGGATGTTGTGTTGGAAGGACTAGTGAAGTTTCTAAAACGAAAGAAGATGGAAGATGATGAAAGTAAAGATGgggtggatgatgatgatgaagaaagtgAAGTTCGTGAAGCTAAAAAGGCAAAAATTATATCATGA
- the LOC110920346 gene encoding uncharacterized mitochondrial protein AtMg00810-like has protein sequence MEGDKDVTTPLSTNDPLSPNDPSPSVDAIPYRKLVGSLQHLAFTHPDISFAINKLSQFLHAPRLAHWQALKRVLRYLKGTIHRGLFLHRHSFLTLSAFLDSDWGGVNDDLGTNIISWKSTRQKSVSRSSIEVEYMALANASTELIWLKN, from the coding sequence ATGGAGGGTGATAAAGATGTTACCACTCCACTTAGTACCAATGACCCCCTATCTCCTAATGATCCTTCTCCCTCGGTCGATGCCATTCCATACCGCAAACTTGTCGGGTCTCTTCAACACTTAGCCTTTACTCACCCTGATATTTCGTTTGCCATCAATAAACTCTCTCAATTCCTGCATGCTCCTCGTCTAGCCCATTGGCAAGCCCTCAAACGAGTCCTTCGTTACCTAAAAGGAACCATTCATCGTGGACTTTTTCTACACCGTCACTCCTTTCTCACTCTCTCGGCCTTCTTAGATTCAGATTGGGGTGGCGTTAATGATGATCTTGGCACCAATATTATCTCTTGGAAGTCTACACGTCAAAAGTCTGTCTCTCGTTCCTCCATCGAAGTAGAGTACATGGCATTGGCAAATGCATCGACTGAACTCATATGGCTTAAGAATTAA